A genomic segment from Lignipirellula cremea encodes:
- a CDS encoding class II aldolase/adducin family protein, whose protein sequence is MVNVHKLKQDICEIGRRIYNKGFAAANDGNITVRVSENEVLCTPTMHSKGFLTPEDICTIDMTGKQTAGRKKRSSEALLHLEIYKQRADVKSVVHCHPPHATAFAIAREPIPQCVLPEVEVFLGDVPITKYETPGGQAFADTILPFVDRTNVIILANHGTVSFGENVERAYWWTEILDAYCRMLLLAKSLGKVNYFTEDKERELLDLKAKWGFEDPRNTEAYKDCDICANDIFRDSWESSGVQRGAFEAPPVMRPGGSVSSNGSSSNGSSPAPAPSGSAPALGADQEALVKLITERVLAALRS, encoded by the coding sequence ATGGTCAATGTGCATAAGCTCAAACAGGACATCTGCGAAATCGGCCGGCGGATCTACAATAAAGGCTTCGCCGCCGCCAACGACGGCAACATCACCGTTCGCGTCAGCGAGAACGAAGTCCTGTGCACCCCCACCATGCACTCCAAAGGCTTTCTCACCCCGGAAGATATCTGCACCATCGACATGACGGGCAAGCAGACCGCCGGCCGGAAAAAACGGAGCAGCGAGGCGTTGCTGCATCTGGAAATCTATAAGCAGCGGGCCGACGTGAAGTCGGTCGTGCACTGCCACCCGCCGCACGCGACCGCGTTTGCGATTGCCCGCGAACCGATCCCGCAGTGCGTGCTGCCCGAGGTCGAAGTGTTCCTGGGCGACGTGCCGATCACCAAATACGAAACGCCCGGCGGGCAGGCCTTTGCCGATACGATCCTGCCGTTTGTGGACCGCACGAACGTGATCATCCTGGCGAACCACGGCACGGTCAGCTTTGGCGAGAATGTCGAAAGGGCCTACTGGTGGACGGAAATTCTCGACGCCTACTGCCGCATGCTGCTGCTGGCCAAGAGTCTGGGGAAGGTCAACTACTTCACCGAGGACAAAGAGCGGGAACTGCTCGACCTGAAGGCGAAGTGGGGCTTCGAAGATCCCCGCAACACCGAAGCGTACAAGGATTGCGATATCTGCGCGAACGACATTTTCCGCGACAGCTGGGAATCGTCGGGCGTGCAGCGCGGCGCCTTTGAAGCTCCCCCGGTCATGCGGCCCGGCGGCAGCGTTTCCAGCAATGGCTCCAGCAGCAATGGGTCAAGCCCGGCGCCTGCCCCCAGCGGTTCGGCTCCGGCCTTGGGCGCCGATCAGGAAGCGCTCGTCAAGCTGATTACGGAACGCGTGCTGGCGGCCCTGCGCAGCTAA
- a CDS encoding lactate/malate dehydrogenase family protein, with the protein MKVSIIGAGGLVGSCAAYALQCGGVVREIALLDVNQDAAAGHALDLLHGGPSTADQVITSGGYEQVVDSDVICITAGLRRKPDESRLDLINRNTDLFVSILDQIKQAGHRSDVIVHVVSNPVDILTYVAAQRLNLPASQVIGLGTQLDTIRFRSLIAQRLTLPPTQVAALILGEHGDSMLPIWSSATAAGLPLDKFPGWSAHLANELFERTKGSGAEVIKKKGGAGFAVGIAIRDVIESIALDQQRILPVSTIQSGCYGLRDVALSVATVVGRQGAIERYELDLWPKELQGLRRSGAVLRQTLETVLSRIG; encoded by the coding sequence ATGAAAGTAAGTATTATTGGGGCCGGCGGACTGGTGGGTTCTTGCGCTGCCTATGCGTTGCAATGCGGCGGCGTGGTGCGGGAAATCGCCCTGCTGGATGTGAACCAGGACGCCGCGGCCGGCCATGCCCTGGACCTGCTGCACGGCGGACCCAGTACAGCCGACCAGGTGATTACATCGGGCGGTTACGAGCAAGTGGTCGACAGCGATGTGATCTGCATCACAGCAGGCCTGCGTCGCAAGCCCGATGAAAGCCGCCTGGACCTGATCAATCGGAACACCGACCTGTTCGTGTCGATTCTGGATCAGATCAAACAGGCCGGCCATCGCTCGGACGTGATCGTGCATGTGGTTTCCAATCCGGTGGATATTCTGACCTACGTGGCGGCCCAGCGGTTGAACCTGCCGGCGTCGCAAGTGATTGGACTGGGCACGCAGCTGGATACGATCCGCTTTCGCAGCCTGATCGCACAGCGCCTGACGCTGCCGCCGACCCAGGTCGCGGCGTTGATCCTGGGCGAGCATGGCGACAGCATGCTGCCGATCTGGTCGAGCGCCACGGCGGCCGGTTTGCCGCTGGATAAGTTTCCGGGCTGGTCGGCGCATCTGGCCAACGAACTGTTCGAACGGACGAAGGGCTCCGGCGCGGAAGTGATCAAAAAGAAAGGCGGCGCCGGTTTTGCGGTGGGTATCGCCATTCGCGATGTGATCGAAAGCATCGCCCTGGACCAGCAGCGGATTCTGCCTGTTTCGACCATCCAGTCAGGCTGCTATGGCCTGCGCGATGTGGCGTTGTCGGTCGCCACGGTCGTCGGTCGGCAGGGCGCCATCGAGCGTTACGAGCTGGACCTGTGGCCGAAAGAGCTGCAGGGTCTGCGCCGCAGCGGGGCGGTTTTGAGGCAAACCCTGGAGACGGTGCTCAGTCGTATCGGTTAG